The following DNA comes from Limnobacter sp. SAORIC-580.
GCCATTGAAGTGGGTAGCCAGGCTCAACAGCAAAGTCTGATTGAGAAAATTGGCTCTGCGATTGGTTTCGGCACGGCAGTGGCTGCGAAAGACGGTGCACCTTTGCGTGCAAAACTTTCAAACGGTGAAGTGCTGGAAGTGGACTTGGTGATTTCTGCCACGGGTGTGAAACCCAACCTTGACTTTCTCGAAGGCAGTGGCTTGCAGGTGGATCAGGGCTTGCTGGTGGACGATCACATGCAAACCAATATTGCCGATGTGTACGCCGCTGGCGATGTAGCACAGGTTCGCGATTTCTCAACCGGTGAGAAAACCGTGAACATGATTCAACCGGCTGCGGCTGATGATGCACGCATTGCCGCCCAAAACATGATGGGGCAGGGCACACAAACACAAGGCAGTTTGGCGATGAACGTGCTGGATACCTTGGGTTTGATCGCTGCCTCGTTTGGGCAGTGGTGGGGTGCAGAGGGTGGGCAAAGCGTCGAGTTGCAAAACAAGGACGAATTTTCCTACATGCGTTTGGAGTTTCTTGGCGATGTACTGATTGGTGCAACCAGTTTGGGGCTAACGAACCATGTTGGCGTCATGCGGGGTCTGATTCAGGGCAAAATCCACTTGGGCGAATGGAAAGACCATTTGCTCGAAGATCCAACCCGATTAATGGAAGCCTATCTGGCTTGCGCTCAGTCACAAAGTACATGGAAATTACCCTCAAGCTCTTTGCAACACTGACCGACTATTTGCCAACGAACCGCGTGGACAACGCGGTTCGCTTGCAGATAAAAGAGGGCAGCACCGTGCAACAAATCATTGACCAGTTTCATCTTCCGGAGAAGCTTACACACTTGGTACTTGTGAACGGTGTGTATGTGGATCCAGCCGATCGAGCCAGCAAAGTATTAACACCCGACGATGTGTTGGCCATTTGGCCTCCCATTGCGGGCGGTTAGTTTCGCATGGCCATTTTCAACACCGACAAAGCGCTGGATATGTCGTGCACCGAGCGCGAGTTGCGTCGCTGGGTACAC
Coding sequences within:
- a CDS encoding NAD(P)/FAD-dependent oxidoreductase; protein product: MTVTTPTRHVILGNGPAGVVAAEQIRKQRPRDSIVMVGAEPEPPYSRMAIPYLLIGKVGEKGTYLRKDPDHFKKQNIQEIRARATRLDTAGKKVHLDNGDVLEYDKLLIATGARPISPPIPGVNLPGVHPCWTLENARQIIELAKPGSRVLQMGAGFIGCIIMEALALRGVKLTVVEMGNRMVPRMMTEGAGSMIRDWCIKKGVNVHCSTKVEAIEVGSQAQQQSLIEKIGSAIGFGTAVAAKDGAPLRAKLSNGEVLEVDLVISATGVKPNLDFLEGSGLQVDQGLLVDDHMQTNIADVYAAGDVAQVRDFSTGEKTVNMIQPAAADDARIAAQNMMGQGTQTQGSLAMNVLDTLGLIAASFGQWWGAEGGQSVELQNKDEFSYMRLEFLGDVLIGATSLGLTNHVGVMRGLIQGKIHLGEWKDHLLEDPTRLMEAYLACAQSQSTWKLPSSSLQH
- a CDS encoding MoaD/ThiS family protein, whose amino-acid sequence is MEITLKLFATLTDYLPTNRVDNAVRLQIKEGSTVQQIIDQFHLPEKLTHLVLVNGVYVDPADRASKVLTPDDVLAIWPPIAGG